A DNA window from Gorilla gorilla gorilla isolate KB3781 chromosome 19, NHGRI_mGorGor1-v2.1_pri, whole genome shotgun sequence contains the following coding sequences:
- the TRIP13 gene encoding pachytene checkpoint protein 2 homolog translates to MDEAVGDLKQALPCVAESPTVHVEVHQRGSSTAKKEDINLSVRKLLNRHNIVFGDYTWTEFDEPFLTRNVQSVSIIDTELKVKDSRPIDLSACTVALHIFQLNEDGPSSENLEEETENIIAANHWVLPAAEFHGLWDSLVYDVEVKSHLLDYVMTTLLFSDKNVNSNLITWNRVVLLHGPPGTGKTSLCKALAQKLTIRLSSRYRYGQLIEINSHSLFSKWFSESGKLVTKMFQKIQDLIDDKDALVFVLIDEVESLTAARNACRAGTEPSDAIRVVNAVLTQIDQIKRHSNVVILTTSNITEKIDVAFVDRADIKQYIGPPSAAAIFKIYLSCLEELMKCQIIYPRQQLLTLRELEMIGFIENNVSKLSLLLNDISRKSEGLSGRVLRKLPFLAHALYVQAPTVTIEGFLQALSLAVDKQFEERKKLAAYI, encoded by the exons ATGGACGAGGCCGTGGGCGACCTGAAGCAGGCGCTTCCCTGTGTGGCCGAGTCGCCAACGGTCCACGTGGAGGTGCATCAGCGCGGCAGCAG CACTGCAAAGAAAGAAGACATAAACCTGAGTGTTAGAAAGCTACTCAACAGACATAATATTGTGTTTGGTGATTACACATGGACTGAGTTTGATGAACCTTTTTTGACCAGAAATGTGCAGTCTGTGTCTATTATTGACACAGAATTAAAGGTTAAAGACTCACGG CCCATCGATTTGAGTGCATGCACTGTTGCACTTCACATCTTCCAGCTGAATGAAGATGGCCCCAGCAGTGAAAATctggaggaagagacagaaaacataATTGCAGCAAATCACTGGGTTCTACCTGCAG CTGAATTCCATGGGCTTTGGGACAGCTTGGTGTACGATGTGGAAGTCAAATCCCAT cTCCTCGATTATGTGATGACAACTTTACTGTTTTCAGACAAGAACGTCAACAGCAACCTCATCACCTGGAACCGGGTGGTGCTGCTCCACG GTCCTCCTGGCACTGGAAAAACATCCCTGTGTAAAGCGTTAGCCCAGAAATTGACAATTAGACTTTCAAGCAG GTACCGATATGGCCAATTAATTGAAATAAACAGCCACAGCCTCTTTTCTAAGTGGTTTTCGGAA AGTGGCAAGCTGGTAACCAAGATGTTTCAGAAGATTCAGGATTTGATTGATGATAAAGACGCTCTGGTGTTCGTGCTGATTGATGAG GTGGAGAGTCTCACAGCCGCCCGAAATGCCTGCAGGGCAGGCACCGAGCCATCAGATGCCATCCGCGTGGTCAATGCTGTCTTGACCCAAATTGATCAGATTAAAAG GCATTCCAATGTCGTGATTCTGACCACTTCTAACATCACCGAGAAGATCGACGTGGCCTTCGTGGACAGGGCTGACATCAAGCAGTACATTGGGCCGCCCTCTGCAGCAGCCATCTTCAAAATCTACCTCTCTTGTTTGGAAGAACTGATGAAg TGTCAGATCATATACCCTCGCCAGCAGCTGCTGACCCTCCGAGAGCTAGAGATGATTGGCTTCATTGAAAACAACGTGTCAAAATTGAGTCTTCTTTTGAATGACATTTCAAG GAAGAGCGAAGGCCTCAGCGGCCGGGTGCTGAGAAAACTCCCCTTTCTGGCTCATGCGCTGTATGTCCAG GCCCCCACCGTCACCATAGAGGGGTTCCTCCAGGCCCTATCTCTGGCAGTGGACAAGCAgtttgaagagagaaagaagcttGCAGCTTACATCTGA